The DNA region CTTGAGGAGCTGGTCAGTGATATTTGGATTTCCCGCGGCTGTGCACAGCGTTGGAAACCAATCGAGCCCCGAAAAAATTCCGTTTTCGACGGTGTGAGGCTTGATGTGCCCCGGCCAGCGGGCAATGCAAGGCACGCGGAAGCCGCCTTCCATGACCGTGCCTTTGGTGGCTTTGAACGGCGTCATGCCGCCGTCGGGCCAGGTAAATACTTCAGCACCATTGTCGGTGGTAAACACGACAATCGTGTTGTCCGCCTCGCCGATATCTTCCAAATGTTTCAACAGCGCTCCCACACTATCATCCAATTGCGCCATGCCCCCTTCCTCCAGGCCGTAGTTCGTTTTGCTGTTCATCTGGGCCTGATATTTTGGCGACAGGAACGTCCACACGTGCATGCGGGTGGTGTTGTGCCAAATGAAAAACGGCTTGCCATCCTGCTTCGCCTTATCCATGAAGTCACAGGAGCTTTTCACTAACACTTCGTCGAAGGTGGTCATGTCGTACTTCGCCTTCAAGAAGGGAACGTCGTGCATGTTGGGTACGTGCGACATATCGGCGTAGGGGGGCAGCGGACCTTCGTCCGTAACCTTCTGCTTGCCGATTTTTCCCCACCGTGGCTGAACGGTTGGATCGTCAGTGTCGCTGGCGTAGCAATGCACCAGGCTGCGCGGGCCATGCTCGTTGTAATACGCTTCCTCGACCGGGAACGAATACCAATACGGATCGGACATAGCGTCGAGGTGATACAAATATCCAAAAAATTCGTCGAAGCCGTGCACCGTGGGTAGGAATTTGTTGAGATCGCCAAGGTGATTTTTCCCGAACTGGCCCGTGGTGTAACCTTGTGCTTTCAAAGCGGTGGCCAACGTGCAGGCTTGCGCGGGCAGGCCAACATCAGCTCCCGCCTGACCGACCGTGGTCATTCCCGTTCGCAGCGGGATTTCGCCCGTGATGAAATTCGCGCGGCCGGCGGTGCAACTGGCTTCCGCGTAATAGTCGGTGAACAACATTCCTTGCGACGCCAGCTTGTCCAGATTGGGCGTCTTGCCGGACATCATGCCGCGGTGGTACGCGCCAATGTTAAACCAGCCCACGTCGTCCCCCATGATGAACAAAATGTTCGGCTTTTTACCGCTGCTGCTGGACGACGAACCGCCGCCGTTGTTGGTCGCCT from Pirellulales bacterium includes:
- a CDS encoding arylsulfatase, producing LLVALAVGGVLGYVVASNRPLSNCQAETQVVAFDKQTTATAATKTPEMSLAQATNNGGGSSSSSSGKKPNILFIMGDDVGWFNIGAYHRGMMSGKTPNLDKLASQGMLFTDYYAEASCTAGRANFITGEIPLRTGMTTVGQAGADVGLPAQACTLATALKAQGYTTGQFGKNHLGDLNKFLPTVHGFDEFFGYLYHLDAMSDPYWYSFPVEEAYYNEHGPRSLVHCYASDTDDPTVQPRWGKIGKQKVTDEGPLPPYADMSHVPNMHDVPFLKAKYDMTTFDEVLVKSSCDFMDKAKQDGKPFFIWHNTTRMHVWTFLSPKYQAQMNSKTNYGLEEGGMAQLDDSVGALLKHLEDIGEADNTIVVFTTDNGAEVFTWPDGGMTPFKATKGTVMEGGFRVPCIARWPGHIKPHTVENGIFSGLDWFPTLCTAAGNPNITDQLLKGAKLGDREYKNHLDGYDQTDLLTDNGSSKRHELWYFGGPKLGALRLDDFKFQFFQQPLGWPGPKVTTDMPGMVNIHQDPFERTPSINAETLNDLGGGYMNDFYAREFWRFVLVQQRVAELAKTAIDYPPMQDPASFNLDAVKKQIEDMIRSHEGQ